Proteins from one Cyclopterus lumpus isolate fCycLum1 chromosome 11, fCycLum1.pri, whole genome shotgun sequence genomic window:
- the LOC117738996 gene encoding zinc finger MYM-type protein 4-like isoform X6: protein MADSKEATQTEVTEGTDGESMEAVSEPGPSVDVGDPERVRKASPSLSEHGEDYKPGNETVDTVLVRPVCSPGSPSESEKEETVEVKTEEEFEVKTEEEFEMKTEEEFESNEEHVAVKDDRCGDSPAAPDASEDTNMHKTSEELANTNTDTKECVDTQQEKEAAGGKLRVSVADDLDEMMDIGIVDQVEQEAQMNEEQQNSEMDMDGSRSPSCLNTASATEDGNSAEEEVDVKPTILPPPVEEEKVALDSVRSSLSPSSEATASTGRDSSSPATVMNGMKVVKLSIPRLDTESVRVATQTAKSSPSPPLVKVKDEPIDEEYEHALISSAFTASVKDEPDTAKEDLRIGSVFSVPPATERQPRPIVHPLSPHMCCCHCKKSLMKGQTAFQRKGSPALFCSTICLTTSLPSGRVTKICHNCQKLIIRPQDVILAPDAKGTMKEFCSQNCLTSFNSKKNLTNFKTLAPTKTTPQPLAPQSLCSMCTRFCISKHEVILSGAVHKICSDACFNRFRTVNNLSMAGCANCGSYCHSKPLMLKLEDSNKTLCNAECLAKYKENTKITKPCTMCRTTRLLVKMVDNKNSDDSVNLFCSSSCVMAFKVQTVSASGTGARLNCDSCGKNTVPAYHLAMSDTSIRNFCTLPCVMAFQEKFKKSQKQVNVFTKLPIGAAQIQSVTPIQTLQDVTKGPLKLKCFQCDSNIAFKPELLQIKDKLVFFCGMDCAHEFKKDNFVTSLCEYCKIEKITRDAKRINNRDCFFCSDGCKLLFRHDLTKNWGKHCHSCVYCHSMSKKLVTAQYGGSTEDFCSEDCRSKYTMLFCHVAKCDTCGHKGKLKQSLPMLGEVKHFCDLSCLLHFCCDTVATQGEIITGEATPVIANVISLAGPLTRKSNASQQQHTGTVFQSKNSGHISIQTDAVKVHPPPAPKILKNKAVLCRPLVQNKGVSCTTQTVDVEAQTDDVYPKILVVPVPVPVYIPVPMNMYSQFTPKALGLPLPVPVPVFLPVTMDSAERIMETIQEIKQKIPSDPFEAELILMAEMVAEQNEKNDKEEGPKEKKVSEKEKEKPEAAAPDDHGSNFSDDLDTDDLASFLNNWEDGSSDAGLRSPGRLCGQEKLNPILDIPAGATSEPYSEPPPPAPPPMDVEADFAVETLERMARLREQSQQSPSPPPAASRRRQAHRKAREKKGRKSQRSSKGAEASTQKGGANKAVAPDVPKLESQYGVDAWKRWIQWRQTQPNLEKPRFGSRPMELKDDVLRCTTAELSYGLCCFITELKRPNGEPYSPDSLFYLCLGIQQYLFENGRVENIFMDRFYNKFSTEFNNMLRDFKPSITASGYIHSRVEEGFLWDCKQLGAYSPIVLLNTLLFFCCKYFGFTTVEQHRQLSFAHVMRCTKTNPNNTKTTFLRFYPPISINEAETDPEVPVKKRKEEESKEDILEMMENTENPLRCPVRLYEFYLSKCSESVKQRTNLFYLHPERCCVPNSPLWFSFTPLDDGTMEGMLVRILTIRELHLGKRKAEGMEQKTSEDPPFIPPGEEGDGDSEG, encoded by the exons ATGGCTGACTCCAAGGAAGCGACTCAGACGGAG GTAACAGAGGGGACCGACGGAGAGTCCATGGAAGCTGTTTCAGAGCCGGGACCATCGGTGGATGTTGGAGACCCGGAGCGTGTTCGCAAAGCTTCTCCTAGCCTCTCTGAACATGGAGAGGACTACAAACCCGGGAATGAGACAGTCGACACTGTTTTGGTTCGCCCTGTTTGTTCGCCAGGGAGCCCCTCAGAGTCTGAAAAAGAGGAGACGGTTGAGGTGAAAACCGAGGAGGAGTTTGAGGTGAAAACCGAGGAGGAGTTTGAGATGAAAACCGAGGAGGAGTTTGAGTCGAACGAAGAACATGTGGCAGTAAAGGATGACCGCTGTGGGGACAGTCCTGCAGCACCTGATGCCAGCGAGGACACAAATATGCACAAGACCTCTGAGGAGCTGGCAAACACGAACACGGACACTAAGGAGTGCGTCGACACCcagcaggagaaggaggctGCTGGCGGTAAATTGAGGGTTTCTGTGGCGGACGACCTCGATGAGATGATGGACATCGGCATCGTGGATCAGGTGGAGCAGGAAGCTCAGATGAACGAGGAGCAGCAGAATAGTGAGATGGACATGGACGGCAGCCGCTCACCTTCCTGTTTGAACACGG CCTCGGCGACGGAAGACGGTAACTCTGCGGAGGAGGAAGTGGATGTGAAACCCACGATATTACCACCacctgtggaggaggagaaagtggcTTTAGACTCGGTGCGGTCCAGCTTGTCTCCGTCGTCTGAAGCCACGGCCAGCACAG GAAGGGACAGCTCATCACCAGCGACCGTGATGAACGGGATGAAAGTAGTTAAGCTGTCAATACCAAGATTAGACACT GAAAGCGTACGCGTTGCTACTCAGACGGCCAAGTCGTCTCCGTCGCCGCCTTTGGTCAAAGTGAAAGACGAGCCCATAGACGAAGAGTATGAACACGCGCTGATATCTTCTGCATTTACAGCAAGCGTGAAAGATGAGCCCGACACGGCAAAG GAGGACTTGAGGATCGGATCGGTCTTCTCTGTGCCCCCAGCAACTGAAAGGCAGCCGCGGCCCATCGTCCACCCCTTGTCGCCGCACATGTGCTGTTGCCACTGCAAGAAGAGCCTGATGAAAGGCCAGACGGCGTTCCAGCGGAAGGGCTCGCCAGCACTCTTCTGCTCCACCATCTGCCTCACCACGTCTCTCCCCTCAGGCAGAGTCACTAAGATCTGCCACAACTGCCAAAA GTTGATAATTCGGCCTCAGGACGTCATTCTGGCTCCAGATGCCAAAGGCACCATGAAGGAATTCTGCAGCCAGAACTGCCTGACCTCCTTCAACTCCAAGAAAAACCTCACCAACTTCAAGACACTTGCCCCCACCAAAACCACACCGCAGCCATTGGCCCCACAGTCGCTCTGCAGCATGTGCACAAGATTCTGCATT AGCAAACACGAGGTGATCCTGAGCGGTGCCGTCCACAAGATCTGCAGCGACGCCTGCTTCAACCGCTTCCGTACAGTGAACAACCTGTCCATGGCCGGATGTGCCAACTGCGGCTCCTACTGCCACAGCAAGCCGCTAATGCTGAAGCTGGAGGACAGCAACAAAACCCTGTGCAATGCAGAGTGTCTGGCCAAGTACAAAGAG AATACGAAGATAACCAAGCCGTGTACGATGTGTCGCACCACCCGGTTGCTGGTCAAGATGgttgacaacaaaaacagcGATGACTCTGTGAACCTCTTCTGTagcagcagctgtgtgatgGCATTCAAGGTCCAGACTGTCAGTGCATCAGGTACAG GTGCTCGGTTGAATTGTGATAGTTGTGGGAAAAACACAGTGCCAGCCTACCACCTGGCCATGTCCGATACATCCATCAGGAACTTCTGCACTCTCCCTTGTGTCATGGCTTTCCAG GAAAAGTTCAAGAAGTCCCAGAAACAGGTGAACGTTTTTACCAAGCTGCCAATCGGCGCCGCCCAAATCCAGAGTGTCACTCCCATCCAAACCCTGCAAGACGTCACTAAAGGACCGCTGAAACTGAAATGCTTCCAGTGTGACAGCAACATAGCTTTTAAACCCGAACTTCTCCAGATCAAG gacaaGTTAGTTTTCTTCTGCGGCATGGACTGTGCTCACGAGTTCAAGAAAGACAACTTTGTGACGAGCCTGTGTGAATACTGCAAGATCGAAAAGATCACCAGAGACGCCAAGAGGATTAACAACCGAGACTGCTTCTTCTGCAGCGACG GCTGTAAGCTCCTCTTCAGACACGACCTGACTAAAAACTGGGGGAAACACTGTCACTCCTGCGTCTACTGCCACAGCATGTCCAAGAAGCTGGTGACTGCTCAGTACGGAGGCTCGACGGAGGATTTCTGCTCCGAGGATTGCCGGTCAAAATACACCATGCTCTTCTGCCAC GTTGCAAAGTGTGACACCTGCGGCCACAAAGGGAAACTGAAGCAGAGTCTGCCCATGCTGGGAGAGGTCAAACACTTCTGTGATCTGAGTTGTCTGCTCCATTTCTGCTGTGACACAGTGGCCACGCAGGGCGAGATCATCACAG GGGAGGCCACGCCGGTCATCGCCAACGTCATCTCGCTTGCTGGCCCTCTGACGAGGAAATCAAACGCCAGCcagcaacaacacacag GCACAGTCTTTCAATCAAAGAACTCTGGACAT ATCAGCATTCAGACAGATGCAGTGAAAGTCCATCCTCCGCCCGCCCCAAaaatcctgaagaacaaggccGTGCTCTGCAGACCGCTGGTGCAGAACAAAGGGGTCTCCTGTACAACACAGACCGTCGACGTCGAagcacagacag ACGACGTCTACCCTAAAATCCTGGTCGTTCCTGTCCCAGTGCCGGTGTATATTCCTGTACCCATGAACATGTACAGCCAGTTTACTCCCAAAGCTCTGGGCCTGCCATTACCG GTGCCTGTACCCGTGTTCCTTCCCGTGACCATGGACAGCGCTGAGCGCATCATGGAAACCATCCAGGAGATCAAGCAAAAGATCCCGTCGGACCCCTTCGAGGCAGAACTCATCCTTATGGCCGAGATGGTCGCGGAACAGAATGAGAAGAATGACAAAGAGGAGGGACCAAAGGAGAAAAAAGTGtctgagaaggagaaggagaaaccaGAAGCAGCTGCTCCGGATG ACCACGGCAGCAACTTCAGCGACGACTTGGACACGGACGACTTGGCTAGTTTCCTCAACAACTGGGAGGACGGCTCCTCTGATGCGGGACTCCGGTCTCCCGGCCGACTGTGCGGTCAGGAAAAGCTCAACCCGATCCTTGACATCCCTGCGGGCGCAACCAGTGAGCCTTACTCCGaacccccacctccagctccgcCTCCCATGGACGTCGAAGCTGACTTCGCTGTCg AAACTCTGGAGAGGATGGCCCGGTTGAGAGAGCAGTCCCAGCAATCCCCGAGCCCTCCGCCTGCAGCTTCGAGACGACGACAAGCTCACAGGAAAGCCCGAGAAAAGAAG GGTCGTAAGTCACAGCGGTCATCTAAGGGGGCTGAAGCGTCGACTCAAAAAGGCGGCGCCAACAAGGCCGTGGCTCCAGACGTCCCAAAACTGGAGAGTCAATATGGAGTTGATGCCTGGAAGCGATGGATCCAGTGGAGGCAAACTCAACCCAACCTGGAGAAACCCCGCTTCGGTT CTCGGCCCATGGAGTTGAAGGATGATGTTCTTCGCTGCACCACTGCTGAGCTGAGCTACGGCCTCTGCTGCTTCATCACTGAGCTGAAACGACCCAACGGAGAGCCGTACTCCCCCGACAGCCTGTTCTACCTCTGCCTCGGCATTCAGCAG TACCTGTTTGAGAACGGTCGTGTGGAGAACATATTCATGGATCGGTTCTACAACAAATTCTCCACTGAGTTCAATAATATGCTAAGAGATTTCAAACCCTCAATCACAGCAAGTG gctaCATCCACTCCCGTGTGGAGGAGGGGTTTCTGTGGGACTGCAAACAGCTGGGGGCGTACTCTCCCATCGTCCTCCTCAACACTCTGCTCTTCTTCTGCTGCAAGTACTTTGGCTTCACCACAGTGGAGCAGCACCGCCAGCTGTCCTTCGCCCACGTCATGCGCTGCACCAAGACCAACCCGAACAACACCAAGACCACCTTCCTGCGCTTCTACCCGCCAATATCCATAAACGAAGCAGAGACAG ATCCAGAGGTTCCTGTGAAGAAGcgtaaggaggaggagagcaaagagGATATTCTAGAGATGATGGAGAACACGGAGAACCCTCTCCGCTGTCCAGTCAGACTCTACGAGTTCTACCTCTCTAAGTG CTCGGAGTCGGTCAAGCAGCGCACCAACCTGTTCTACCTTCACCCCGAGCGCTGCTGCGTCCCCAACAGCCCCCTGTGGTTCTCCTTCACCCCTCTGGACGACGGCACCATGGAGGGCATGCTCGTCCGCATCCTCACCATCAGAGAACTGCATCTGGGGAAGAGGAAAGCTGAAGGGATGGAGCAGAAGACCTCTGAGGACCCACCATTTATACCACCTGGCGAGGAGGGAGATGGGGATTCAGAGGGATGA
- the LOC117738996 gene encoding zinc finger MYM-type protein 4-like isoform X5: MADSKEATQTEVTEGTDGESMEAVSEPGPSVDVGDPERVRKASPSLSEHGEDYKPGNETVDTVLVRPVCSPGSPSESEKEETVEVKTEEEFEVKTEEEFEMKTEEEFESNEEHVAVKDDRCGDSPAAPDASEDTNMHKTSEELANTNTDTKECVDTQQEKEAAGGKLRVSVADDLDEMMDIGIVDQVEQEAQMNEEQQNSEMDMDGSRSPSCLNTASATEDGNSAEEEVDVKPTILPPPVEEEKVALDSVRSSLSPSSEATASTGRDSSSPATVMNGMKVVKLSIPRLDTVSESVRVATQTAKSSPSPPLVKVKDEPIDEEYEHALISSAFTASVKDEPDTAKEDLRIGSVFSVPPATERQPRPIVHPLSPHMCCCHCKKSLMKGQTAFQRKGSPALFCSTICLTTSLPSGRVTKICHNCQKLIIRPQDVILAPDAKGTMKEFCSQNCLTSFNSKKNLTNFKTLAPTKTTPQPLAPQSLCSMCTRFCISKHEVILSGAVHKICSDACFNRFRTVNNLSMAGCANCGSYCHSKPLMLKLEDSNKTLCNAECLAKYKENTKITKPCTMCRTTRLLVKMVDNKNSDDSVNLFCSSSCVMAFKVQTVSASGTGARLNCDSCGKNTVPAYHLAMSDTSIRNFCTLPCVMAFQEKFKKSQKQVNVFTKLPIGAAQIQSVTPIQTLQDVTKGPLKLKCFQCDSNIAFKPELLQIKDKLVFFCGMDCAHEFKKDNFVTSLCEYCKIEKITRDAKRINNRDCFFCSDGCKLLFRHDLTKNWGKHCHSCVYCHSMSKKLVTAQYGGSTEDFCSEDCRSKYTMLFCHVAKCDTCGHKGKLKQSLPMLGEVKHFCDLSCLLHFCCDTVATQGEIITGEATPVIANVISLAGPLTRKSNASQQQHTGTVFQSKNSGHISIQTDAVKVHPPPAPKILKNKAVLCRPLVQNKGVSCTTQTVDVEAQTDDVYPKILVVPVPVPVYIPVPMNMYSQFTPKALGLPLPVPVPVFLPVTMDSAERIMETIQEIKQKIPSDPFEAELILMAEMVAEQNEKNDKEEGPKEKKVSEKEKEKPEAAAPDDHGSNFSDDLDTDDLASFLNNWEDGSSDAGLRSPGRLCGQEKLNPILDIPAGATSEPYSEPPPPAPPPMDVEADFAVETLERMARLREQSQQSPSPPPAASRRRQAHRKAREKKGRKSQRSSKGAEASTQKGGANKAVAPDVPKLESQYGVDAWKRWIQWRQTQPNLEKPRFGSRPMELKDDVLRCTTAELSYGLCCFITELKRPNGEPYSPDSLFYLCLGIQQYLFENGRVENIFMDRFYNKFSTEFNNMLRDFKPSITASGYIHSRVEEGFLWDCKQLGAYSPIVLLNTLLFFCCKYFGFTTVEQHRQLSFAHVMRCTKTNPNNTKTTFLRFYPPISINEAETDPEVPVKKRKEEESKEDILEMMENTENPLRCPVRLYEFYLSKCSESVKQRTNLFYLHPERCCVPNSPLWFSFTPLDDGTMEGMLVRILTIRELHLGKRKAEGMEQKTSEDPPFIPPGEEGDGDSEG, from the exons ATGGCTGACTCCAAGGAAGCGACTCAGACGGAG GTAACAGAGGGGACCGACGGAGAGTCCATGGAAGCTGTTTCAGAGCCGGGACCATCGGTGGATGTTGGAGACCCGGAGCGTGTTCGCAAAGCTTCTCCTAGCCTCTCTGAACATGGAGAGGACTACAAACCCGGGAATGAGACAGTCGACACTGTTTTGGTTCGCCCTGTTTGTTCGCCAGGGAGCCCCTCAGAGTCTGAAAAAGAGGAGACGGTTGAGGTGAAAACCGAGGAGGAGTTTGAGGTGAAAACCGAGGAGGAGTTTGAGATGAAAACCGAGGAGGAGTTTGAGTCGAACGAAGAACATGTGGCAGTAAAGGATGACCGCTGTGGGGACAGTCCTGCAGCACCTGATGCCAGCGAGGACACAAATATGCACAAGACCTCTGAGGAGCTGGCAAACACGAACACGGACACTAAGGAGTGCGTCGACACCcagcaggagaaggaggctGCTGGCGGTAAATTGAGGGTTTCTGTGGCGGACGACCTCGATGAGATGATGGACATCGGCATCGTGGATCAGGTGGAGCAGGAAGCTCAGATGAACGAGGAGCAGCAGAATAGTGAGATGGACATGGACGGCAGCCGCTCACCTTCCTGTTTGAACACGG CCTCGGCGACGGAAGACGGTAACTCTGCGGAGGAGGAAGTGGATGTGAAACCCACGATATTACCACCacctgtggaggaggagaaagtggcTTTAGACTCGGTGCGGTCCAGCTTGTCTCCGTCGTCTGAAGCCACGGCCAGCACAG GAAGGGACAGCTCATCACCAGCGACCGTGATGAACGGGATGAAAGTAGTTAAGCTGTCAATACCAAGATTAGACACTGTAAGT GAAAGCGTACGCGTTGCTACTCAGACGGCCAAGTCGTCTCCGTCGCCGCCTTTGGTCAAAGTGAAAGACGAGCCCATAGACGAAGAGTATGAACACGCGCTGATATCTTCTGCATTTACAGCAAGCGTGAAAGATGAGCCCGACACGGCAAAG GAGGACTTGAGGATCGGATCGGTCTTCTCTGTGCCCCCAGCAACTGAAAGGCAGCCGCGGCCCATCGTCCACCCCTTGTCGCCGCACATGTGCTGTTGCCACTGCAAGAAGAGCCTGATGAAAGGCCAGACGGCGTTCCAGCGGAAGGGCTCGCCAGCACTCTTCTGCTCCACCATCTGCCTCACCACGTCTCTCCCCTCAGGCAGAGTCACTAAGATCTGCCACAACTGCCAAAA GTTGATAATTCGGCCTCAGGACGTCATTCTGGCTCCAGATGCCAAAGGCACCATGAAGGAATTCTGCAGCCAGAACTGCCTGACCTCCTTCAACTCCAAGAAAAACCTCACCAACTTCAAGACACTTGCCCCCACCAAAACCACACCGCAGCCATTGGCCCCACAGTCGCTCTGCAGCATGTGCACAAGATTCTGCATT AGCAAACACGAGGTGATCCTGAGCGGTGCCGTCCACAAGATCTGCAGCGACGCCTGCTTCAACCGCTTCCGTACAGTGAACAACCTGTCCATGGCCGGATGTGCCAACTGCGGCTCCTACTGCCACAGCAAGCCGCTAATGCTGAAGCTGGAGGACAGCAACAAAACCCTGTGCAATGCAGAGTGTCTGGCCAAGTACAAAGAG AATACGAAGATAACCAAGCCGTGTACGATGTGTCGCACCACCCGGTTGCTGGTCAAGATGgttgacaacaaaaacagcGATGACTCTGTGAACCTCTTCTGTagcagcagctgtgtgatgGCATTCAAGGTCCAGACTGTCAGTGCATCAGGTACAG GTGCTCGGTTGAATTGTGATAGTTGTGGGAAAAACACAGTGCCAGCCTACCACCTGGCCATGTCCGATACATCCATCAGGAACTTCTGCACTCTCCCTTGTGTCATGGCTTTCCAG GAAAAGTTCAAGAAGTCCCAGAAACAGGTGAACGTTTTTACCAAGCTGCCAATCGGCGCCGCCCAAATCCAGAGTGTCACTCCCATCCAAACCCTGCAAGACGTCACTAAAGGACCGCTGAAACTGAAATGCTTCCAGTGTGACAGCAACATAGCTTTTAAACCCGAACTTCTCCAGATCAAG gacaaGTTAGTTTTCTTCTGCGGCATGGACTGTGCTCACGAGTTCAAGAAAGACAACTTTGTGACGAGCCTGTGTGAATACTGCAAGATCGAAAAGATCACCAGAGACGCCAAGAGGATTAACAACCGAGACTGCTTCTTCTGCAGCGACG GCTGTAAGCTCCTCTTCAGACACGACCTGACTAAAAACTGGGGGAAACACTGTCACTCCTGCGTCTACTGCCACAGCATGTCCAAGAAGCTGGTGACTGCTCAGTACGGAGGCTCGACGGAGGATTTCTGCTCCGAGGATTGCCGGTCAAAATACACCATGCTCTTCTGCCAC GTTGCAAAGTGTGACACCTGCGGCCACAAAGGGAAACTGAAGCAGAGTCTGCCCATGCTGGGAGAGGTCAAACACTTCTGTGATCTGAGTTGTCTGCTCCATTTCTGCTGTGACACAGTGGCCACGCAGGGCGAGATCATCACAG GGGAGGCCACGCCGGTCATCGCCAACGTCATCTCGCTTGCTGGCCCTCTGACGAGGAAATCAAACGCCAGCcagcaacaacacacag GCACAGTCTTTCAATCAAAGAACTCTGGACAT ATCAGCATTCAGACAGATGCAGTGAAAGTCCATCCTCCGCCCGCCCCAAaaatcctgaagaacaaggccGTGCTCTGCAGACCGCTGGTGCAGAACAAAGGGGTCTCCTGTACAACACAGACCGTCGACGTCGAagcacagacag ACGACGTCTACCCTAAAATCCTGGTCGTTCCTGTCCCAGTGCCGGTGTATATTCCTGTACCCATGAACATGTACAGCCAGTTTACTCCCAAAGCTCTGGGCCTGCCATTACCG GTGCCTGTACCCGTGTTCCTTCCCGTGACCATGGACAGCGCTGAGCGCATCATGGAAACCATCCAGGAGATCAAGCAAAAGATCCCGTCGGACCCCTTCGAGGCAGAACTCATCCTTATGGCCGAGATGGTCGCGGAACAGAATGAGAAGAATGACAAAGAGGAGGGACCAAAGGAGAAAAAAGTGtctgagaaggagaaggagaaaccaGAAGCAGCTGCTCCGGATG ACCACGGCAGCAACTTCAGCGACGACTTGGACACGGACGACTTGGCTAGTTTCCTCAACAACTGGGAGGACGGCTCCTCTGATGCGGGACTCCGGTCTCCCGGCCGACTGTGCGGTCAGGAAAAGCTCAACCCGATCCTTGACATCCCTGCGGGCGCAACCAGTGAGCCTTACTCCGaacccccacctccagctccgcCTCCCATGGACGTCGAAGCTGACTTCGCTGTCg AAACTCTGGAGAGGATGGCCCGGTTGAGAGAGCAGTCCCAGCAATCCCCGAGCCCTCCGCCTGCAGCTTCGAGACGACGACAAGCTCACAGGAAAGCCCGAGAAAAGAAG GGTCGTAAGTCACAGCGGTCATCTAAGGGGGCTGAAGCGTCGACTCAAAAAGGCGGCGCCAACAAGGCCGTGGCTCCAGACGTCCCAAAACTGGAGAGTCAATATGGAGTTGATGCCTGGAAGCGATGGATCCAGTGGAGGCAAACTCAACCCAACCTGGAGAAACCCCGCTTCGGTT CTCGGCCCATGGAGTTGAAGGATGATGTTCTTCGCTGCACCACTGCTGAGCTGAGCTACGGCCTCTGCTGCTTCATCACTGAGCTGAAACGACCCAACGGAGAGCCGTACTCCCCCGACAGCCTGTTCTACCTCTGCCTCGGCATTCAGCAG TACCTGTTTGAGAACGGTCGTGTGGAGAACATATTCATGGATCGGTTCTACAACAAATTCTCCACTGAGTTCAATAATATGCTAAGAGATTTCAAACCCTCAATCACAGCAAGTG gctaCATCCACTCCCGTGTGGAGGAGGGGTTTCTGTGGGACTGCAAACAGCTGGGGGCGTACTCTCCCATCGTCCTCCTCAACACTCTGCTCTTCTTCTGCTGCAAGTACTTTGGCTTCACCACAGTGGAGCAGCACCGCCAGCTGTCCTTCGCCCACGTCATGCGCTGCACCAAGACCAACCCGAACAACACCAAGACCACCTTCCTGCGCTTCTACCCGCCAATATCCATAAACGAAGCAGAGACAG ATCCAGAGGTTCCTGTGAAGAAGcgtaaggaggaggagagcaaagagGATATTCTAGAGATGATGGAGAACACGGAGAACCCTCTCCGCTGTCCAGTCAGACTCTACGAGTTCTACCTCTCTAAGTG CTCGGAGTCGGTCAAGCAGCGCACCAACCTGTTCTACCTTCACCCCGAGCGCTGCTGCGTCCCCAACAGCCCCCTGTGGTTCTCCTTCACCCCTCTGGACGACGGCACCATGGAGGGCATGCTCGTCCGCATCCTCACCATCAGAGAACTGCATCTGGGGAAGAGGAAAGCTGAAGGGATGGAGCAGAAGACCTCTGAGGACCCACCATTTATACCACCTGGCGAGGAGGGAGATGGGGATTCAGAGGGATGA